The Humulus lupulus chromosome 7, drHumLupu1.1, whole genome shotgun sequence region AGCAGCTGCTCTGGTACTGAAAGCAGGCTTATAAGTTCTGAATCTAGTGGGAGCTGCTTCGTAACCCGTGGGCATGGCATTGTAACCCGCTTGTGGAGCTTTGTAATTGTACTACAGAGAACTCATTATGCTTGTTTGTGCGGGAGTATACTTTGAGAAATGGCAGGAATTCAGAGTTGCGGTTGTGAGCAGGGTAGGAGCTGAGATGGATACTAGGCCTCCAAAAGCCCctatttgggcatcctcccaatTAATAAATTGTTGGGATCGACGAATGAATTCTTTGAGCCTATGACATCTGCGCTTTTGCAGGTCGTCCCATAGCAGAGAACCTGGTTGGATGCCGGCTTGTAGGACCATGAGTTGCAGACCATCATCTACCATCTTGGTCCTCACAACTTCTTCCTTGAAGCGCTTGAGGTATGCTTTAAGGGTTTCGAACGacccttgctttatgttagccaAGGCATTGACCTCAAAGTTAACCTTTCTCGCAGCGATGAATTATCTTCTGAACTTGGAGGAAAATTGGGACCAAGAATGGATTGAACATGTCCTGTTTTTCTTGAACCATTCATATGCAGCTCCCATCAAGGTTAATGGGAAGTAGTGACATCTAGAGTCCTCGAAGACACGGTGGACGAACATCAGTTGATTAAACTTGGAGAGGTGGTTAGAAGGATTCGCAATTCCACTATATGGGCTGATATCTGGCATCTTGAACCGTCTAGGCAGTGGAGCTTCCACTATGTGTCGTGCACATAGTTCTTTATCTTTGTCCTCGGATTCTGACTCGTTGCCCTGCCTCTTGGCCATCTTGAGCATTATTTTCTTCAGACTCTCTAGCTCTTCTTGGAGAGAATCGTTGTTGGCACTTTGTACTAGGTAGAGCTCATGTTCGGGCATTGCTTCCTTTCTACGAGCATTGAGATTCTCTTGAAGATCATCCTGTTTTTGTTGGTATCTCTCGTGGGGGTCCTTAGGCACAACTTTGTTCTTGCAAGCATTGAGGTTATCTCGCAAGTTAGGTTGCGCGCGCCTATGGCAACCCTCCTCGGGGAATCCTACCTCTCTTTCCCCATCAAACTCCTCTACGAAGTCATGGTTTACCGAGATGTTGATATGTCGTCCTCAAGCCATGGAGACTTCCTTCATGTTGGCTCCTAGCCCTGGGTTTCCCTGAGGCTGCTGGAACACAAAGGGCTCTCTCTCCTGTGGCCCTACATTTTCCATTACAGCGCACCTGGGCGGAATGCCTTGGGCTCCGTAGACGATTGAGCTTGGGGTTCTCCTTGGTTTACGAGGACTACATCTAGATCACAGACTCTTCTTAGAAGAGCGATGTGGGGTTCTGATGCTCGATGGGTTCTCTTCCGCTTATGAGGGGTTCTAGTCCTTTCCTCCCTGACACGTTCCGAGTGCACAGGTGGCACGCCAACAGGTTGTACAGGTGGCACACCAGCTGGTTGTGCAGATGGCACGTTAGCTTGGGGGTCCACTTGCAATCTTTGGGTCGCCAAAGTGGCCTTCATGGAGTTCACCACCTCTTGCAAGACAGTGATGTTGTTTCTTTGCGCCTCCATTTTTCTTTGTTGGGAGGCCACTTGGTTCCTGAGAACCACCACTTCTGGTGGTTGCTGGGGTTGTGTAGAGTGTGAGGAATCGTTGTTTCCTCGGTCTCTATTGTACCTGTTTTTATCCTCCACCTCTGGAATTCCTACTAGAGGTTGGCAACCTTGTTCTCTTCCAAGCATAGTGGAAGATCTTCATTTGCGAGTGAACAATTTTGAGTGTTCACCATTGTTAAAATcttgctttcttcaagctctcaatgaaagcaccaaaatgttgattgaCTTTTTTGTCAACTACCAAAATAATAGAAAAGCTTAAGAAAGAAGAAGATTAACACTAGGTTTTACATGGTTTAGGCTATTAAttagccctagtccacgagtcacttgtattgaaGATGAAGAACTTGCAAAGCTCAAGCTCTCTTAGAATTTAGGCAACGTTCTTGCTCACTTTGAAAGTTGAGGTCCTTTTACAAGTAATGccctggccctatttataggtggctaGGGGATTAAATTCATTAATTGGAGTTGGTTACGATTATTGCTTTCATAATGAGGTTGCCTATTacataaatgtattttttttatatttaataggcTGGTGGGCCCCATTAGAACTCAGGCGGGCCCATTACGAGGATGTTAAGCTCATTGCTTTATTGGAAAAGCAGCCTTGACACTGTCACGATGGTGGTTGCACGTTCCCCCATGTAAGGTGACATCGTAAGACATCCGTTTTGCCGCTTGTATGGAATCGACAACACAATCTCTATGTGCACTGGGTGTCAGACAGTTGTTTGTGGTCCAAAACACCTCTCTAGCTGACACCTAGCAATTATTTTCTTCCTATGGAGGAAATTTTCTAACACTTTGACGAGTTGGGCACAACTCGTGGGGTTTTTAAAGAGTCACTTTCCGACTAAGGGGAGGCAATGACCATCGATGACGTACTCCTCCTATAGTGATAATAATGACGAGAATAGGACTCGTGCTTCTATGGAGCACTAAACAGTGTCGTAATTTATGCCACATGTCAAATACTAAAAACACAGACtacaaatataattaataaaattgtcATTAAATATATTAACAAATATTTATTGCAACTATGGTAAAaacacattttaaaaataattataaaatatattttttcaataaatttgaagttatttttgtttgaaaaaGATACCAAAATTTAAAGTTAGGGACCTAACTGTAAAATGATGTATATGTTAAGGATTTTTGCCACAAAACCTTAgttttttaacaaaataattgGATGGGAAAGTGAAAAAGGATAACGATACTGACTTTTAAGAGGTTAGggatttaaatgaaatatattttgagATTAGGAACCTAAGTCAAAAGGTAGATTAGGTTGGAGATTTTTGCTGCAAATATGCCAAATAGAAACTAAACTCGAAACATCAATTTAGATCTCTAAATATCATCCATTTGTGAGAGAAGAGATGAACAACACTactaaaggaaactaaaattGCCACCACTGCAAAGGGAATATATGTATAATAAAAGGATAAAATCCTTATATGGGGATTCGAATCTTTACACTTCTTGTTATGTAGCCAGGAGACCCACCACCTATGCTATAAGTTATgagattttatttaatttattcttATCTCTATCATACTTAtactatatataaaaatagaCAAACTAAAATCTATGATGTTTCTGTGGTGGGGCCCCACTTTTGGTTTATCACATGGGCGTATATGTGTTTCGGTAGGTAGAAAAATAATAACCAAATTTTTATATGATGTTCtatattgtagttatagcagattttttactaatttttaaaatattatatataatttacagTGTCAAAATTGAGATTCAAACATTTTATTTACAcgtgtataaaaaaaataagtaccCACGCAACTTACtatttgaacattgattttgatatcataaattatttgattttttttttaaaaaaaaattggatatttaCTATAACTGCAATATATATCatcatatataaaataaataggtTAGAATTTCTCCTAGTGCCAAACACATCGAAGCCTCTACGATAGAGACAAAAGTGACGTATTTATATGAGAATTGTTCTATTGTTttgaatattttaatttatacaataattaattataattttttttaaatatcatacAAAAAAACCAAAGTAAAAAGTTTGTCAAATTACTAGTGCGATAGTGCATTTCACCCGATAGTGAGACACATAAGGATCTACACATTATTAAGAGTGCATTTCAGTATTTGATATATTTGTGCAAAGTTTTCAgcaatgattttattttatttatggatAATTGCGGCGAAATTTAATAAGTAGTTTATTTTGTAACGCTTAACTTCTTATGTAAAATATTTGGTGACAAAACTCTTACTGGTAAGAATTTGTTGCAGCCTCATTTTTTACTGTTAAGTCAAGCTTTAAATTTGACTAAAATTATAATAAGAGACACGTGACAACATCATATTGGCCGAAAAAtagtttaatttaataattattattataaaaataaatgaaaatatatttaaaaaaattaaatttaaaaatgaattaatttttttaaattaaataaaaaaatcagattttttttaatgtgggatttgaaattttggaaataaaaattaaaccaaatttttataaataattttaaaaatagaataaaacTTAGATTAAtttaaaagtaattaaaaataatcatCAACCTTGCTAAGAgatttatacatacatatatatatatatatttaattttattttttttattgtttttgaaatcatattaagtttaattctatttttaagattatttataaatattttaattgatttttgttattttaaaaattatatatagagTTTTATTCCCAAAATTCCAAATCTCACATTAAAAAAATCTGGTTTTTGTTTaatgtttaataattttttagttggtttcttttattttttagtatttttaaatatatttttataagaattattaaattaaattatttttggaCTAATATGATGTTGTGAGATGTCTCTTAGAGCACTCTCAATAGAGGAgataaaatgtttaattttttataatatggagaaaaaattattaaatagtcttccaatgagtgatgtaaagttatatttttttacctaaatgaatagtattttcTGTATGTAGTGAAACATTATTCAtcgctataaatattttattattttttataaacttttgtatatatatgagtgtgatactattatatttaattattttatttattaaaatgaataaaatattttcaaaaaatataatatttaaatgatgtagataaaaaataaagaaattgatgtatggtataatgtaatataaaaaaaatatttagctcaaactcacaaaaacatcttttatcagctcctttatacatatatttataatagcaaTGCATAAACCTCAATTAAtctatatctacatttacataacatttatatatcttttatataatattttaatattattatttttctttataagttttctctctcatttagtatatatatttattatttattttttcttttttaattattttattttactttaattaataaaatatgtttaaatatataatatttaaatgatgtagaaaaaTATATAGACAAACTggtatataatataatgtaaaacttaaatataaaataaaaaaatgtgtgttttgaaaatatatttttaaaaaataaaataaaatacctaTTGAAAGTGCTCTTATTAGTCAAACTTAACACTAGAGTCCGCATAAATGGAACAAATTCTTAAAGGTATTGAGTTTTGCTactaaatatcttaaatatcttacTTATAGCTAAGTTTTACAAACTACTTTGGATTTTGGCCgtaattattctttttatttattctatatttttcagtgtttcttttatttatatctcagtttaatttattattataaaaaaaaaattacttgtcTCCAATTTTCTGTTCGCTCATGTCCAAAAGAAAAAATTGTAGGATACAAGAAATTTGGGCATTGGTGattttttttcctaaaattaTTAGTTTTGGTAACTCACTCACCAAACCAAATTTTGCCTGTCTCCTCCTTTCGTAGACACGCTCTCTCTTCTTGTTCTTCGCTCTGCAACGATGGTGAGAGGCTCCTCTCAGTCACAAtcatcctcctcctccacctcacGCCCTGGCCTCGTGGCTCCCCGCGGCTCCGCTGCTTCCACCGCTGGAATTCGCCGCCGCCGACTTGGAGGAGCCGGCGGAAGTGGAGCAAGCTCAACCGGTGTCGGCAGCGGCGGCGGAGCTGGTGGGGCTAGCAACTTGCTGAGGTTCTACACCGACGACGCTCCTGGATACAAGATCGGCCCGACTGTCGTCCTCGTCATCAGCCTTTGCTTCATCGGCTTTGTCACGGCTCTTCACGTCTTCGGCAAGCTGTACCGGTCCTGATTCGATGATGAGATCGGATCATCTCGTCTCTGATCTGTCGAATGGTAATAAGGTGATTTAGTCTTCTTTGCTCTGTAAATTTCGGTGGTTTGGAAAGTGATCTTAGGGTttcaatttttgtttttgtttttgtttttttgtttttttagataTTGGGATGTTTTGATCTGAAGCTAATGAATGAGTTTTCTTATACGATTTTACTGATTTCacactttcattttttttcttccaaatagTGATCTTCAACTAAATTTAGAGTTTTGATTTTGAAAATTCAACGATCAATTTTCTAAGTTGCTAGCTATATTTCCTCTGTTTTGACGAGTTGTTTGGAAAAGTGTCCTTTCCATTGTGTAGTTATTCTTCTTTACTTTGCACTGCATGAACTATTGTTCTGATTATATGTCACCAAACTCCATTATTTCTAACTTAATTTCCGTTTTGGTTTGAATTCAGATTTATTTGGATTTATTGGGAAATTTTTTTGTagtcatttattttttaataaaaaaaattgaaggaaTTGTACGTTAAAAATTTAAGATATCtccatttgatttttttttccaatgTAAACTTCTCCGAAGAGAAATTctttttgtaatttctatttaGCAAGGATTTGTTAATGAAGATTCGAGGATTGACTAAGGGCAGTGAAAAAGGCAGTTAATTGGTTGAGGATTTAGTCGCTCAACAAATTTCAGACTATATAACAAATTATCAAACTATCAGCTCTCTGAATGATAGTATTTATGTAGTTATTCTATTTTAGTTTTTATAGACAGTTTTTTTTTCCACAAAGTTCATTACAATAGCATAATGGTCATAGATCAAAATTGAGCAAAATTAACCATCCAACAAGTGCAAAGTGAACGAGCAATTGACAGATTAATCCCAATgatcttccaataataattgggaAATAATAATCCCATTATTCAAATAAGaaataaggaaaataaaacaTCAACCAACTAAGTTCAAGAAATCAGACCACGTTGGGCAGGATACCATGAAACAAAGGGTCAATAGAGGTTGAGTCCACCAAGATATCATCCACAACCTGATCATAAAGATTGGTCACGAACAACCCAAGATGAACACACCAACCGGGATAATCTCCACCAAAAATACAACTAGTCTGAGCAGTAGACAAATGGAATGACAGAGGGTGAATATCACCATTATTGGGAACATAAAATCAGATAAACCCCTAGCCCCATACGACTGCCAAGAAGTATCTGATCCACCCCAATCCTCCACGTCCACTGCCTGAATCACAGACCCCACCAGAGACACAGAGCCCCAACCAGAGATCCACGCCAGTTATGAGGGAACCCATTGCCGGAGCACCATTATCCGCTGCAGGAAGCACTAGTCTAAGACCACCAGCCATCCTGGGTTGCAGACGCCACCGAGAGATGAGGCGACCTGACGCCGGGAAGCAGATAGGGCGTCGACCGGCAAATCAACAAAGCCTCTCGGTTGAAACCTTGCTGGAGCTCGGAGGCAGTCCAGCGAAGCCCCAATCGAGAGAAAAACTATGTGGCGGCTAGGGTTGTGCGTAATCCTATGCGGGAGAGAATGTCTTGTTTTTTGTTTTGTAGACATTTTGATTATTTTCATCTTATGAACTTCTCGTCTTCGTTGTTcataattattttaatgataCAAAAGTTATAATTTAGTTTCATCTATTTATCTCATGATATTTTTtcgaaaagaagaagaagaagagaagaatagAAAATTCCATTAATAAAGAGGCAAATCCCAATTATACAAAGGGCATACAAACATTAATCTCAATCCGCAAATAACATGCAATTTATTTCATAGAATAGTGACAAGTAATGACTAAAACTTTCCACGAACAAATAGAAAATAAATTGACATGGCAACAACATTTGTCTTTGAAAAGGATCACAACACCCTGTCCCAATTATAAAGCTTTCTACCATGAAACTAAATCAAAATCCAAATCACACCATCATGGGTCAACCCAACCATCCCCTTGCATCAGACGGCCGCCTCTCTCGGCCAAGGACAACAAACCACAAACCAAAGTTTCCAGCAGCCCATGATCGAGAGAAATGAAGGAGGCACTAAAAGATCGTTGGCGGCTGAAAATAGAGAtgatatatcttttttttttcattttatttttcatagGAACATTGATAGCACAAGTACATAATTCGTTTTAAAAGTTATATTCATTCATCGCAATTGTTGATATATATCGTCAAGTGATAATATATTGACACGTGTTACTTTTCTTTTTAAGCAATTGACACATGTTACTTTTTGATTTATCTACATCCTTCAAAATCTAAAAAGGAAACTTTTAAAATCCaatctaaatattaaaaaaagCGATTTTAAATTTTTTAGACTATAAAAAGTTACGgtagttttattaaaaaaattacgaaagaaaaattattaattaatgaatatttttaatataataaaaatcataaacaaatattaaattaataagcaaaacaatttttttaacaaatgaACAAATATTCATTGATAAGAATAATAAAGTATACAAGTTATAATGGGAGGTGGATACTCTTCCATTCAAGTAATCTCGTTTTTTTTTATGTGTAATGCATATCTAGCATGAAAAATTTACATCCAGAAAAACAGATAACAAGAATTTAAACTTCCTAATAATACAACTCCATTCTAGAGAAGAAAATTAATAGAGTTAACACTAATACCATACTCAGACTCAGAACATAAGCATTTAAAATACAACTTCATGGTCAACTTCATCAACAAGGAGATCATTAAATTTGAAGAAGAATCAAGCAATTATTATTGCTTGTTTTAActgcaaataaataaaatagatattagtaaatcaaaattaaatgaaTGATgaaaaaacataagaaaataaataatagtttTATGAACAATAATTAGAATTGccctaattattattataaaatcaaTTAGAATGAACAAAAAAAGCAAAATCTTTTCTGAGAAGTGCAATGACTACCATCAGTAATTCCTTCCAAGTTCATAACTATATCAGATTTAATTGACGCTCCAATGCCATTAATGAGTGAATGAGACTGAACTAGAAGGAACTAGCCTTATTGTCTCCTTGCCAAAtgcaccaaacaataataaagagaTGACAACGATTATAGATAATAGTAACATTAATAATtgtaataatgaaaaaaaaacatattcatcaaaatattatgaattgcaataaaataaaaatataaacttatTTGTTGTGAATGTCGATCGCATACTCTAGcaaaaagatattttaaaatcgTCAACATTCCAATAACTCAATAAAGAATAGCTTAACCTCAAAAAATATAATATCAAATATAAATaacattttataaattttaaattcaaattgaaTTCTCTTTTTTCTAGAAGAAAGCTCAAAACAAGTGAGATAAATAACAAGTAACAAAACAAAATATTGATAAACTGATAACGAAATAGAGAAATGTGGCAAACTCACGGTTTGATAGAAAATCCACAAATGTGGTTAAAGGAAGAAAATGACATCAAAGTTTGAAACTCAAAACTTGAATAGCAAATGTGGATAGAAAAGAGGAATAGAAAATTCAGAAACGaataaaagaagatgaaaaaaCATCAATAGTACTGGAACtcaaaacttgaagaagaaatgtGGCTAAAAAAACTATTAATCTTAGAGTGATGAGTGGAGAAGAAATAAAACAATAGAAATGGAGATGAAGACAATAAGAGTGGAAGGATGATCCAAGATCATGAGCCAATGGGAAGAAGAAAGCAGTTACTGTAATAGTTTAAACAATAAGTACCTCTTTCCACTGGATTTACATCCATAAAAGTAAAGCACTATCATATTTAAATCATCATATAtacaaaacatattcattaaaagaATATACATAATAATCTTAACATTCAGATACATACCAATAGCAACAGTATTGTTTcttcttccaaaaaaaaaatgaaaatcacataGTGAGGAATAAAAAACCTTGATACGAAGTCGGAAAAGGACTTGGAgaacaaacaaaaaataataatcagaTCATAAATGTTTGgcaaaatgatatatttttatataattacttTGTATAATAAATGTTTTTTATATATTACAAAATGGTGACACGCTACTGGACACTTTATTTAGAAAActattttttttcccataaaAATTATATAGGAAAAAAGGGACCATTTCGTAACACTACGTGACATTAAAAAATATgggtatttgcggcataaatacccaatGTTTTACATTTGTTACAGTTAAATATCGAATCTTTTATTTTTACGGCAAAAATACtcaatgttcaatatatgttaaaga contains the following coding sequences:
- the LOC133788534 gene encoding protein transport protein Sec61 subunit beta, whose amino-acid sequence is MVRGSSQSQSSSSSTSRPGLVAPRGSAASTAGIRRRRLGGAGGSGASSTGVGSGGGAGGASNLLRFYTDDAPGYKIGPTVVLVISLCFIGFVTALHVFGKLYRS